From one Bacteroidota bacterium genomic stretch:
- a CDS encoding SUMF1/EgtB/PvdO family nonheme iron enzyme, whose protein sequence is MRLSKLALLIVIILSFAFSSINKSPNRFLKNEGFELIQSAGSTDYYISATEITNKQYLLFLNDLKAANNTKDLAIATVDSLQWQNEFSYNAPYTNYYFRHIAYENYPVVNISYDAAILYCNWLQLKYQKSGYDVIVRLPTEAEWINAAKGGNANNIYGWDGNDLTDKKGNYLCNFAVQDSTNDILTPVKSFKPNKFGLYNMSGNVAEMLSIKGAHKGGSWNNAIELLKIDAVDPYTGISSPLPTIGFRPLIELNITAN, encoded by the coding sequence ATGCGCCTGAGTAAATTAGCCCTGTTAATTGTTATCATACTATCTTTTGCATTTTCCTCAATAAATAAATCCCCAAACCGATTTCTTAAAAATGAAGGATTTGAATTAATTCAATCTGCGGGCTCAACTGATTATTATATATCAGCTACCGAAATTACCAACAAACAATATTTACTTTTTTTAAATGATTTGAAAGCAGCCAATAACACTAAAGATTTGGCAATTGCTACGGTTGACTCATTGCAATGGCAAAATGAATTTTCTTATAATGCCCCTTATACCAATTATTATTTTCGCCATATTGCATATGAAAACTATCCTGTAGTAAATATTTCATACGATGCAGCAATTTTATATTGTAATTGGCTACAACTAAAGTATCAAAAATCAGGATATGATGTTATTGTTCGCCTGCCGACTGAAGCAGAATGGATTAATGCAGCAAAAGGTGGTAATGCCAATAATATTTATGGATGGGATGGCAATGACTTAACAGATAAAAAGGGTAATTATCTATGTAATTTTGCAGTGCAAGATTCAACAAATGACATATTAACACCTGTAAAATCTTTTAAGCCAAATAAATTCGGATTATACAATATGAGTGGCAATGTAGCTGAAATGTTATCGATAAAAGGAGCTCATAAAGGCGGCAGTTGGAACAATGCCATTGAACTCCTAAAAATCGATGCAGTTGATCCGTATACCGGCATATCTTCACCTTTACCTACAATTGGGTTCAGACCATTAATTGAATTGAATATAACAGCAAACTAA
- a CDS encoding SUMF1/EgtB/PvdO family nonheme iron enzyme has translation MKKFVLLLLFGAVVIGTGSGFQRIKPMQKFMKKEGFVFVPSGTVTIQGKPTTIQSFFMLAGEVTNKQYNAFLSDLQQQGKTAEYEIAKIVPEKWKLDNASMENMVKLYHVHESFTNYPVVNISQEGARLYCKWLEEKYNAAGYQVKVRLPLDAEWQYAAKGGNDNNIYAWSGSELRSSKGLYLANFKTEKVSDDGGYFTAITKSYNPNDYGLYNMCGNVSEWTSDDAMSKGGSWWSDPKYLKIDAPQEFGNSLQASPFIGFRPVITVTMN, from the coding sequence ATGAAAAAGTTTGTTTTACTCCTACTGTTTGGTGCCGTAGTAATTGGCACCGGTTCTGGTTTTCAGCGCATAAAACCTATGCAGAAATTCATGAAAAAAGAAGGTTTTGTTTTTGTTCCTTCCGGTACAGTTACCATTCAGGGAAAACCAACCACCATACAATCTTTTTTTATGTTGGCAGGCGAAGTAACAAACAAACAATACAATGCCTTTTTAAGCGACTTGCAACAACAGGGCAAAACTGCTGAATATGAAATTGCGAAAATTGTCCCTGAAAAATGGAAACTGGATAATGCTTCCATGGAAAATATGGTTAAATTGTATCATGTGCACGAATCGTTTACCAATTATCCTGTAGTAAATATATCGCAGGAAGGTGCCCGATTATATTGTAAATGGTTGGAAGAAAAATACAACGCTGCAGGTTATCAAGTTAAAGTACGGTTACCATTGGATGCTGAATGGCAATATGCCGCAAAAGGTGGTAACGATAACAATATTTATGCTTGGTCAGGAAGTGAATTACGCAGTTCAAAAGGTTTGTATTTAGCCAATTTCAAAACAGAAAAGGTGAGCGATGATGGTGGTTATTTTACAGCTATCACAAAATCGTATAATCCAAACGACTATGGCTTGTACAACATGTGTGGCAACGTAAGTGAATGGACCAGTGATGATGCCATGTCGAAGGGTGGCAGCTGGTGGAGCGATCCCAAATATCTTAAAATTGATGCGCCACAGGAATTTGGTAATTCGTTACAAGCTTCCCCATTTATTGGTTTCAGGCCGGTTATTACTGTAACAATGAATTAG
- a CDS encoding gliding motility-associated C-terminal domain-containing protein codes for MIKKFTFYLLLLVGLGFNNQANAQTACTDIVIPDVITPNGDGINDLLIITCIENYPDNELTVYSRWGEIVYHAIGYSNNWDGYAEKNKSPLPDGTYVFILKAKMNGEEKQLTGNLTITR; via the coding sequence ATGATTAAAAAATTTACTTTCTATTTATTATTACTTGTTGGCCTCGGATTTAATAATCAGGCCAATGCGCAAACTGCCTGCACTGATATTGTAATCCCGGATGTAATCACACCAAATGGTGATGGCATTAACGATTTATTGATTATCACCTGTATCGAAAATTATCCGGATAATGAGTTAACCGTTTATAGCCGCTGGGGCGAAATTGTTTATCATGCAATTGGTTATTCCAACAACTGGGATGGTTATGCTGAAAAAAATAAAAGTCCACTACCCGATGGCACTTATGTATTTATTTTAAAAGCAAAAATGAATGGTGAAGAAAAACAACTAACCGGAAACTTAACCATTACAAGATGA
- a CDS encoding DUF4159 domain-containing protein yields MKHKILGLTGLVAMALLMSFAPIAPSNSIALLKYNGGGDWYANPTSLPNLAAFCNKNLDLNINTDPPTVEVGSPDLFNYPFLHMTGHGNVVFSTDEAQNLRTYLIAGGFLHIDDNYGMDPFVRPALKKVFPELDLVELPFTHPIFHQKYEFKNGLPKIHEHDNKPPQAFGLFWEGRLICLYTYECDLGDGWEDPDVHKDPEEVRQKALQMGANILQYVFMNNSGN; encoded by the coding sequence ATGAAACACAAAATTTTAGGATTGACCGGTTTGGTTGCAATGGCATTGTTGATGTCGTTTGCCCCAATTGCACCGAGCAATTCTATCGCTTTATTAAAATATAATGGCGGTGGCGACTGGTATGCCAACCCAACCTCATTACCAAATTTAGCTGCCTTTTGTAATAAAAACCTCGATTTAAACATTAACACCGACCCGCCAACGGTTGAAGTGGGTAGTCCCGATTTATTTAATTACCCATTCTTGCATATGACAGGCCATGGCAATGTGGTTTTTTCGACTGATGAGGCACAAAATCTGAGAACGTATTTAATTGCAGGCGGTTTTCTGCATATAGATGATAATTACGGTATGGACCCTTTTGTTCGTCCTGCCTTAAAAAAAGTGTTTCCTGAACTCGATTTGGTGGAATTACCTTTCACCCACCCGATATTTCACCAGAAATATGAGTTCAAAAACGGATTACCTAAAATACATGAACACGACAATAAACCACCACAAGCTTTTGGCTTATTTTGGGAAGGCAGACTCATTTGTTTGTATACCTATGAATGCGACTTAGGCGATGGCTGGGAAGATCCTGACGTACATAAGGACCCTGAGGAAGTTCGCCAAAAAGCCCTGCAGATGGGCGCTAACATCCTCCAATACGTTTTTATGAATAACTCGGGCAACTGA
- a CDS encoding T9SS type A sorting domain-containing protein encodes MKNKITLLLSCFCATYMWAQTPGTQIILQTHGGSINSIITGDINGDGTDEFIENMGNTFLIKYNNGGSLWQNSYTINEMANYYSSEIVVTDINADGFNDIITYSSLYSNCKWLENPTDGSTNWTEHTVIGNYHFMMGVFDVDGDLMPDIFLENLGGTLGWVKNVDGEFTTFTTIPDTYSATQAKGIADFDQDGDTDMTLYFDDCCIKYFRNNSNGTFTALTVSSDEYQNDIIVTDTNDDGFADIVYNYYTGYDVAVFNSVTNVFGPSAVFGTYFAVQTTFSDIDGDGDDDFIVISDEGVEGFYSLKYRENNGGFGILTTLNDSIPQRDGKYYFYDYNFDGRSDLFSTLLGKIYVDTSNFVTDEISAEFSPESNYLRMDLIRYFDVNNDGDEDIMLANNDGVVGWIDYDEINDTIDNVHHLPKIDASPYPVAFQEADLDNDGDMDLVSSFKSFYGGEQISYYFLNNGTGNFTMYNFSDHAYGQLYFLDADEDGDLDFVGYDISAKSLVLYLNTGIPTALLSFSSTLSTGTVYGADMSDYDNDGDLDFIHSKYANTYLQVIKNEPGLAFSPSTMLVTHGCTTATLVYTEDFDDNGLIDIGYTCNTGTFNVKLNIDGDYVSNSYGSSVGSLGYGPSYTTTADVNQDNVEDFIVSSYTTGTHFKLSDGPGIYLTTDYTFSPDYGRFAYVNDNDIIDFIGTSNTALYIIYDVTTVAPDITVTDPAVLWLEEGGATATISIVANTIPANDLEISFVPDATINCGAGEGLPFIITIPNDSTALIPQIITCSVPEDIEVENIYNQSVAITTSAPTWGMFAGLIDDSFEFMISDNDFGLFVSHTGVSLAEGVAATTIEFNINKVVSDPVELTINPDADIALNGVLGTAAVIDIPTGLGAVATFSYTVANTNDYVDENSVIEYVKYDFSSADMYINDFIADSLEVTLTDNDIANVIRVSGGAVITEGIEVFPLDVKITSAPTSDVFVTLTPNIQLDLGAGAGMPVTLTFSAGLTIPDAITTNVYAVEDGISEPLHSGIIAFTITSDDPLYNDELLGNLTISIEDVETVGIDGLVSDETIIITPTVGTGLFEVALSETVSSIMVVNTLGQTIFSEENNGKTTQTIDLTGLPAGTYFISAISSDAVTTTPFHITH; translated from the coding sequence ATGAAAAACAAAATTACACTGTTGCTGAGTTGTTTTTGCGCTACTTACATGTGGGCACAAACTCCTGGTACTCAAATTATTCTTCAAACCCATGGGGGTTCAATTAATTCCATTATAACCGGTGATATTAATGGGGATGGAACAGATGAATTTATCGAAAACATGGGCAATACTTTTTTGATAAAATATAATAATGGTGGATCACTTTGGCAAAATAGTTATACCATAAATGAAATGGCAAATTATTACAGTAGTGAAATTGTTGTTACAGATATTAATGCGGATGGTTTTAATGATATTATTACCTATTCATCATTATACAGTAATTGCAAATGGCTGGAAAATCCAACTGATGGTTCAACAAATTGGACCGAACATACTGTAATAGGTAATTATCATTTTATGATGGGTGTTTTTGATGTAGATGGCGATTTAATGCCGGATATATTTTTAGAAAATTTAGGTGGCACTTTGGGCTGGGTAAAAAATGTGGATGGTGAATTTACAACGTTCACAACTATTCCTGATACATACAGCGCAACACAGGCAAAAGGAATTGCAGATTTTGATCAGGATGGCGATACAGATATGACCCTTTATTTTGATGATTGCTGCATAAAATATTTTAGAAATAATAGTAATGGAACTTTTACCGCTTTAACAGTATCAAGCGATGAATATCAGAATGATATTATCGTTACTGATACGAATGATGATGGTTTCGCTGATATCGTTTATAATTATTACACCGGATATGATGTGGCAGTATTTAATTCTGTTACTAATGTATTTGGACCATCAGCAGTTTTTGGAACTTATTTTGCAGTTCAAACCACATTTAGTGATATAGACGGTGATGGTGATGATGATTTTATTGTAATAAGTGACGAAGGTGTTGAAGGTTTTTACTCATTAAAATATCGTGAAAATAATGGTGGTTTTGGAATCTTAACAACATTGAATGATTCAATCCCTCAACGTGATGGTAAATATTATTTTTACGATTATAATTTTGATGGCAGATCAGATTTATTTTCTACATTACTTGGTAAAATATATGTAGACACAAGCAATTTTGTTACTGATGAAATTAGTGCAGAATTTTCTCCAGAATCTAATTATTTACGTATGGATTTAATTCGTTATTTCGATGTGAATAATGATGGTGATGAAGATATTATGCTGGCAAATAATGATGGTGTTGTTGGTTGGATAGATTATGATGAAATTAATGATACAATCGACAATGTGCATCACTTACCAAAAATAGATGCAAGCCCCTACCCTGTTGCCTTTCAGGAAGCCGACCTCGATAACGATGGCGACATGGACCTGGTTTCGAGTTTTAAAAGTTTTTATGGTGGTGAACAGATTTCCTATTATTTTTTAAATAATGGCACCGGCAATTTTACGATGTATAATTTCAGTGACCATGCATACGGTCAGTTATATTTTTTAGATGCTGATGAAGATGGTGATTTAGATTTTGTTGGATACGATATTTCAGCTAAAAGTCTTGTTTTATATTTAAATACCGGAATTCCAACTGCCCTCTTAAGCTTTTCATCTACCCTTTCAACCGGAACAGTTTATGGTGCTGATATGTCTGACTATGATAATGATGGTGATTTAGATTTTATTCATAGTAAATATGCAAATACTTATTTACAGGTAATTAAAAATGAACCCGGATTGGCATTTAGTCCTTCAACAATGTTAGTTACACATGGTTGCACAACTGCAACATTAGTTTACACAGAAGATTTTGACGATAATGGTTTAATAGATATCGGATACACCTGTAATACAGGTACTTTTAATGTTAAATTAAACATAGATGGTGACTATGTTAGTAATTCTTATGGTTCATCTGTTGGATCCTTGGGTTATGGGCCTTCCTACACAACAACGGCGGATGTAAATCAGGATAATGTTGAAGATTTTATTGTTTCATCATATACAACCGGAACACATTTTAAATTATCAGATGGTCCGGGAATATATCTTACAACGGACTATACTTTTTCACCGGATTATGGTCGTTTTGCTTATGTTAATGATAACGATATTATAGATTTTATAGGAACAAGTAATACCGCTTTATACATAATATATGATGTAACAACTGTTGCACCGGATATCACCGTTACCGATCCTGCAGTTTTATGGCTGGAAGAAGGTGGTGCAACTGCTACTATTTCAATTGTTGCCAATACCATTCCGGCAAATGATTTAGAAATTTCATTTGTCCCTGATGCAACCATTAATTGTGGTGCAGGTGAAGGTTTACCATTTATAATTACTATTCCAAACGATTCCACTGCATTAATTCCACAAATTATTACATGTTCAGTTCCTGAAGACATTGAAGTAGAAAATATTTACAACCAGTCTGTTGCAATTACCACCTCCGCACCAACATGGGGCATGTTTGCGGGTTTAATTGATGATTCATTCGAGTTTATGATTTCAGATAACGATTTTGGTTTATTTGTTTCTCATACCGGCGTTAGTTTAGCTGAAGGTGTTGCTGCAACAACAATTGAATTTAATATCAATAAAGTAGTTTCCGACCCGGTTGAATTAACAATTAATCCGGATGCTGATATTGCATTAAATGGTGTATTAGGTACAGCTGCTGTAATCGATATCCCAACAGGATTAGGTGCAGTTGCAACCTTCAGTTATACTGTGGCAAATACTAATGATTATGTAGACGAAAATAGTGTTATTGAATACGTAAAGTACGATTTCAGCAGTGCAGATATGTATATCAACGATTTTATTGCCGACAGTCTCGAAGTAACATTAACCGATAACGACATAGCCAACGTGATTCGCGTGTCAGGTGGTGCGGTAATTACCGAAGGTATTGAGGTTTTCCCGCTTGACGTTAAAATAACCTCTGCTCCAACATCAGATGTGTTTGTAACCCTTACCCCAAATATTCAATTAGATTTAGGAGCAGGTGCAGGAATGCCGGTTACCCTAACTTTTAGTGCAGGTTTAACTATCCCTGATGCTATTACAACAAATGTTTATGCTGTTGAAGATGGTATTTCAGAACCATTACATTCAGGTATTATTGCATTTACTATTACCTCTGACGACCCGTTATATAATGATGAATTATTGGGTAATCTTACCATTAGTATTGAAGATGTGGAAACCGTTGGTATTGATGGACTTGTATCAGATGAAACAATAATTATCACACCAACTGTCGGAACAGGTTTATTTGAAGTTGCACTTTCAGAAACTGTTTCTTCAATAATGGTTGTAAATACATTAGGGCAAACAATTTTTTCAGAAGAAAATAATGGAAAAACAACCCAAACAATTGACCTTACCGGTTTACCTGCAGGCACATATTTTATTTCTGCAATCAGCTCAGATGCTGTAACTACAACTCCTTTTCATATAACCCATTAA
- the dprA gene encoding DNA-protecting protein DprA: protein MYHFIALTLIPGIGPITGKSLLSYCGSAEEIFRTKKSQLLKVPGIGEAAAGAIVNHEVFGRVDEEMAFIEKNKISGFSYLDNNYPKRLKQFIDAPLILFFSGNADLNAAKTIGIVGTRKATEYGRHMCEQLVEELKNENILFVSGLAYGIDIAAHKACVKRNLPNIGVLAHGLDMIYPYAHKETAKKMVQQGGLLTESLSQTNPDRQNFPKRNRIVAGMVDGLIVVETAENGGAVLTALLANEYNKDVMAVPGNTTSAVSKGCNALIKTNRAAIIENGNDVMDVLGWRNPNENTTVKQTSLFNDLSEDEHAIFSLIKDTGEIGIDDLTFKSQKTPGTVAGVLLNLEFYGLIANLPGKRFKVL from the coding sequence ATGTATCATTTTATTGCTTTAACCCTTATTCCGGGTATCGGACCTATTACCGGAAAATCGCTGCTGAGCTACTGCGGCAGTGCAGAAGAGATTTTCAGAACAAAAAAATCACAATTGCTCAAAGTTCCCGGAATTGGTGAAGCTGCAGCCGGAGCCATTGTAAATCACGAAGTTTTTGGCCGTGTGGATGAGGAAATGGCTTTTATTGAAAAAAATAAAATTTCCGGATTCAGCTACCTCGATAATAATTATCCGAAACGCCTAAAACAGTTTATCGACGCCCCGCTCATTTTATTTTTTTCGGGCAATGCCGATTTAAATGCTGCTAAAACAATTGGTATCGTCGGCACCCGCAAAGCAACCGAATACGGCAGACATATGTGCGAACAATTGGTTGAGGAATTAAAGAATGAAAATATTTTGTTTGTGAGCGGACTCGCCTACGGAATTGATATTGCTGCGCATAAAGCTTGTGTTAAACGCAATTTGCCCAATATTGGTGTTTTGGCGCATGGGTTAGATATGATTTATCCATATGCCCATAAAGAAACGGCCAAAAAAATGGTGCAGCAGGGCGGTTTGTTAACAGAATCGCTTTCACAAACTAATCCCGACCGCCAAAATTTCCCGAAACGGAATCGTATTGTAGCCGGTATGGTGGATGGACTCATTGTGGTTGAAACTGCTGAAAATGGTGGTGCTGTGTTAACTGCGCTGTTGGCGAATGAATATAATAAAGATGTGATGGCAGTCCCGGGAAATACCACAAGTGCGGTTTCAAAAGGTTGTAATGCCTTAATTAAAACAAACAGAGCCGCAATTATTGAAAATGGAAATGATGTTATGGATGTATTAGGATGGCGTAATCCAAATGAAAATACTACAGTTAAACAAACATCCTTATTTAACGATTTAAGTGAAGATGAACATGCTATTTTTTCGCTGATTAAAGATACCGGTGAAATAGGTATTGATGACCTTACCTTCAAATCACAAAAAACACCGGGAACAGTTGCAGGGGTATTACTTAACCTCGAGTTTTACGGACTCATTGCCAACTTACCCGGTAAAAGATTCAAAGTATTGTAA
- a CDS encoding PorP/SprF family type IX secretion system membrane protein, with product MIKQLHLIVLLFLFTNEVLNAQQPFFTQFNENPIVLNPAYTGNSYHLNIRGQYKTLWTGLETTPSTAIISAHSPIGISSSSIGIIVLHDVFGISNTNAVTLNYAYRFQTTFGRIVVGADVSATNYQQQLTKTHPGMSNDPALAADFNAMYMNAGFGAAWENENGYFGIAMPGMLNPSKTKEINDTITFMPAQLNINGAYKFTLNEAWEMEPAMSFSYIDKLPSQMALLFSFEWDNTVGFLVGYRSSNVYSAGVKFHFMDNFLIGYNYDYYASTLNVLGGGHELVLGFDLNKPEGE from the coding sequence ATGATTAAACAATTACACTTAATTGTTTTACTTTTTTTATTTACAAATGAAGTGCTGAATGCGCAACAACCCTTTTTTACGCAATTTAATGAAAACCCGATTGTATTAAATCCTGCATATACCGGGAATAGTTACCATTTAAATATAAGAGGTCAATATAAAACGTTGTGGACAGGCTTGGAAACTACTCCTTCCACCGCTATAATTAGTGCCCACAGCCCAATTGGGATAAGCAGTTCATCTATTGGTATTATAGTATTGCATGATGTTTTCGGAATTAGTAATACCAATGCGGTTACGTTAAATTATGCTTATCGTTTTCAAACAACATTTGGCAGAATTGTAGTAGGTGCTGATGTATCTGCAACTAATTATCAGCAACAACTTACAAAAACGCATCCCGGCATGAGCAACGACCCTGCTCTGGCTGCAGATTTTAATGCCATGTATATGAATGCCGGATTTGGAGCAGCATGGGAAAATGAAAATGGTTATTTCGGAATTGCAATGCCCGGTATGTTAAATCCATCTAAAACAAAAGAAATAAATGATACCATTACTTTTATGCCTGCGCAACTTAATATCAATGGCGCATATAAATTTACATTAAATGAGGCATGGGAAATGGAGCCTGCTATGAGTTTTAGTTATATCGATAAATTACCATCACAAATGGCTTTACTTTTTTCGTTTGAATGGGATAATACTGTTGGATTTTTAGTGGGATATCGAAGTAGTAATGTTTATTCTGCAGGTGTTAAATTTCATTTTATGGATAATTTTTTAATCGGATATAATTACGATTATTACGCGTCAACATTAAATGTTTTAGGTGGTGGCCACGAATTAGTTTTAGGATTTGATTTAAATAAACCGGAAGGAGAATAA
- a CDS encoding 16S rRNA (uracil(1498)-N(3))-methyltransferase, which produces MVCVYAPDLIDQSEYTLSEPESHHVTNVLRSKINDVIQLTNGQGKLFNAIITEVHKKNTRVQITAHQTFTRQPGAIHLVIAPVKTNERLGFLLEKLTELDVASITPILTQNGERRVFNHDKEMHHLVAAIKQSKNPFLPILHPLIKFEQYLTGSKLNLAQKLICHCRETPKPLLANTYKKGNDVIVCIGPEGDFTKEEVIFAEGHGFNSVSLGDGVLRAETAGIAASMIVKTLNQIK; this is translated from the coding sequence ATGGTTTGTGTTTACGCTCCTGATTTAATTGATCAATCTGAATACACCTTAAGTGAACCGGAATCACATCATGTTACCAACGTATTACGTTCAAAAATTAATGATGTTATCCAGTTAACAAACGGACAAGGGAAATTATTTAATGCAATAATTACTGAAGTGCATAAAAAAAATACCCGTGTTCAAATTACTGCTCATCAAACTTTTACAAGGCAACCCGGCGCAATACATTTGGTAATTGCACCTGTTAAAACAAATGAACGTTTGGGTTTTTTATTGGAAAAATTAACGGAATTGGATGTTGCTTCAATAACACCTATATTGACACAAAACGGAGAGCGACGCGTATTTAACCACGATAAGGAAATGCATCATCTGGTAGCAGCAATAAAACAATCTAAAAACCCGTTTTTACCAATACTGCATCCCTTAATAAAATTTGAACAATATTTAACAGGAAGTAAACTAAACCTAGCACAAAAATTGATTTGTCATTGTCGCGAAACACCTAAACCGCTTTTAGCAAATACCTATAAAAAGGGTAATGATGTAATTGTTTGCATTGGTCCGGAAGGTGATTTCACAAAAGAAGAAGTTATTTTTGCTGAAGGGCATGGATTTAATTCCGTAAGTTTGGGTGATGGTGTATTACGCGCTGAAACTGCCGGAATTGCCGCAAGTATGATTGTTAAAACCTTGAACCAGATAAAATGA
- the pckA gene encoding phosphoenolpyruvate carboxykinase (ATP) → MKEQGLKNPTATLSSIGLQHKATAYWNLTPAELVEHTIARGMGVLADSGALVVDTGKFRGRAPKDKFTVKDSKTENTVDWNNFNIPTEPAVFEKLYHKVLNYLSDKDIWVRDNYACAEPQYRLNIRVINEYPWGNLFCDNMFLRPSEAEIKTQNPDWLIVNAPGFQANPAEDGTREANFAMIDFTKRIILIGGTGYTGEMKKGIFTVLNYWLPQEQGVLSMHCSSNVGKDGDVAVFFGLSGTGKTTLSADPNRRLIGDDEHGWTEDSVFNFEGGCYAKCVNLTKENEPQIFNAIKFGSILENIEFFPGTRNVDFANITKTENTRVSYPIEYIDNIMTPSKGGLPKNIFFLTCDAFGVLPPISKLTPGQAMYQFLSGYTAKVAGTEAGVTEPQLTFSTCFGAPFLPLHPTKYAEMLGEKMRKHNVNVWLINTGWTAGPYGTGHRMKLSYTRAMITAALNGELDNVQFVAHDIFGLLMPATCPNVPADILNPRNTWNDKAAYDQKASNLAAQFVKNFEKYADKANAEILAAAPKVSASV, encoded by the coding sequence ATGAAAGAACAAGGTCTTAAAAACCCCACGGCAACGCTTAGCAGTATTGGGCTTCAGCATAAAGCAACTGCCTATTGGAATCTCACCCCTGCTGAGTTGGTTGAACATACTATTGCCCGTGGAATGGGCGTTTTAGCCGATAGTGGCGCTTTAGTTGTAGACACCGGAAAATTCAGAGGTCGTGCTCCTAAAGATAAATTTACCGTTAAAGACAGTAAAACCGAAAACACTGTAGACTGGAATAACTTCAACATTCCTACAGAACCTGCAGTTTTTGAAAAATTATATCACAAGGTATTAAATTACCTTAGCGACAAAGACATTTGGGTGCGCGATAACTATGCCTGCGCAGAACCTCAATACCGTTTAAACATCAGAGTTATCAACGAATACCCTTGGGGTAATTTGTTTTGCGATAATATGTTTCTCCGCCCTTCAGAAGCGGAAATTAAAACGCAAAATCCGGACTGGCTTATTGTTAATGCACCGGGTTTTCAGGCTAATCCTGCTGAAGACGGCACCCGCGAGGCCAATTTTGCCATGATTGATTTCACTAAACGTATCATCCTGATTGGCGGCACCGGCTATACCGGAGAAATGAAAAAAGGTATTTTCACCGTACTCAACTACTGGCTACCGCAGGAACAGGGCGTTTTAAGTATGCACTGCTCTTCAAATGTGGGTAAGGATGGTGATGTAGCCGTATTTTTCGGACTTTCAGGAACCGGAAAAACAACACTTTCTGCTGATCCTAACCGCCGTTTAATTGGTGATGATGAACATGGTTGGACCGAAGACAGCGTTTTCAACTTCGAAGGCGGATGTTATGCTAAATGTGTGAACCTGACCAAAGAAAATGAACCTCAGATTTTTAATGCGATAAAATTTGGTTCTATCCTCGAAAACATTGAGTTTTTCCCGGGAACACGCAATGTCGACTTTGCCAATATCACTAAAACCGAAAACACCAGGGTAAGCTACCCTATCGAATATATCGATAATATTATGACCCCAAGCAAAGGTGGTCTGCCAAAAAATATCTTCTTTTTAACTTGCGATGCATTCGGTGTATTGCCTCCAATCAGCAAACTTACTCCGGGTCAGGCAATGTATCAGTTTTTAAGCGGCTATACAGCAAAAGTTGCCGGAACAGAAGCAGGTGTTACTGAACCACAGTTAACATTTTCAACTTGTTTTGGTGCTCCTTTCCTCCCCTTACATCCAACAAAATATGCTGAAATGTTGGGAGAAAAAATGCGCAAACACAATGTAAATGTATGGCTGATTAATACCGGCTGGACTGCAGGTCCTTACGGTACCGGTCACCGCATGAAATTGTCGTATACCCGCGCTATGATTACCGCTGCATTAAACGGCGAATTGGACAATGTTCAATTTGTTGCGCATGATATTTTCGGACTATTAATGCCGGCTACCTGTCCTAATGTGCCTGCAGATATTCTGAATCCACGCAACACCTGGAACGATAAAGCCGCATACGACCAAAAAGCGTCGAATCTGGCAGCTCAATTTGTGAAAAATTTTGAAAAATACGCTGATAAAGCAAATGCAGAAATTTTAGCTGCAGCACCAAAAGTGTCAGCAAGCGTATAA